In Paraburkholderia caribensis, a single window of DNA contains:
- a CDS encoding M48 family metallopeptidase: MQKSSKPQPAAALDSRQLDLPLFDEPGKSAAPPQPKSAAPLAPDGSKLRSVTLGARTLQYGLKRSSRRSIGFAIDSTGLTITAPRWVTLADIETAIAEKQRWIFTKLTEWQTRTEQRVMPRVDWKDGAELPYLGQTVRVTLAAANGQLVYDAAGNVLALPLPAQADPQQIKDRVQGWLQNEAKRIFGERLVVYAEKLGVSYRAYGLSSAATRWGSCSSDGKIRLNWRLIHFPLSVIDYVVAHELAHLREMNHSPKFWQTVESIFPEFREARQTLKHHPPELLPTL, translated from the coding sequence ATGCAGAAGTCTTCCAAGCCGCAGCCTGCTGCGGCGCTCGATAGCCGGCAACTGGATCTGCCGCTCTTCGACGAGCCGGGCAAATCTGCCGCGCCGCCGCAACCCAAGTCCGCTGCTCCCCTCGCTCCCGACGGTTCGAAACTGCGCAGTGTCACGCTTGGTGCGCGCACGTTGCAATATGGGTTGAAGCGTTCGTCGCGTCGTTCGATCGGGTTTGCGATCGACAGCACGGGACTGACTATTACCGCGCCGCGGTGGGTCACGCTCGCTGATATCGAAACAGCGATCGCCGAAAAGCAGCGCTGGATTTTTACCAAGCTCACTGAGTGGCAGACGCGTACTGAGCAGCGCGTGATGCCGCGCGTTGACTGGAAAGACGGCGCTGAGTTGCCCTATCTTGGGCAGACTGTGCGCGTGACGCTTGCGGCTGCGAATGGTCAGCTTGTCTATGATGCCGCGGGGAATGTGCTTGCGTTGCCGCTGCCGGCGCAGGCTGATCCGCAGCAAATCAAGGATCGCGTGCAGGGCTGGTTGCAGAACGAGGCGAAGCGGATTTTTGGTGAGCGTCTTGTTGTGTATGCCGAGAAGCTCGGGGTTTCGTATCGGGCTTATGGGCTTTCTTCCGCCGCGACGCGGTGGGGTAGTTGTTCTAGCGATGGGAAGATTCGCCTCAACTGGCGGTTGATTCACTTTCCTTTGTCCGTTATTGACTATGTCGTCGCGCATGAACTCGCGCATTTGCGCGAGATGAACCATAGTCCTAAGTTCTGGCAGACGGTTGAGTCGATTTTTCCGGAATTTCGCGAGGCGAGGCAGACGTTGAAGCATCATCCGCCGGAGTTGTTGCCGACGTTGTGA
- a CDS encoding lysophospholipid acyltransferase family protein: MRFIRSLLLLIFFAVFTIPYATACFIAFPFMRADNRYWMAVGWCRTTLAVVRWLNGIRYEIRGMENLPNGPAVLLSKHQSAWETLAFPALMPRPLCYVFKRELLYVPFFGWALGMLKMIHIDRKEGKNAFASVTRQGARRMSEGAWVIMFPEGTRTPTGKQGKYKTGGARFAVATGAVVVPIAHNAGRVWPRNSFMKYPGIVTVSIGKPIDATGLTPDEVNTRVETWIEAEMRRIDPAAYGDEQNTPAAARI; encoded by the coding sequence ATGCGCTTCATTCGCTCGCTGTTGCTGCTGATCTTTTTTGCGGTCTTCACGATTCCCTACGCGACCGCATGCTTCATCGCGTTTCCGTTCATGCGCGCCGACAACCGCTACTGGATGGCTGTCGGCTGGTGCCGCACGACGCTCGCTGTGGTGCGCTGGCTGAACGGCATCCGCTACGAAATACGCGGCATGGAAAACCTGCCGAACGGTCCCGCCGTGTTGCTGTCGAAACATCAGTCCGCGTGGGAGACGCTCGCGTTTCCCGCGTTGATGCCGCGGCCGCTGTGCTACGTGTTCAAGCGCGAACTGTTGTATGTGCCGTTCTTCGGCTGGGCGCTCGGCATGCTGAAGATGATTCACATCGACCGGAAGGAAGGCAAGAATGCGTTTGCATCGGTGACGCGTCAGGGCGCGCGGCGCATGTCCGAAGGGGCGTGGGTCATCATGTTCCCGGAAGGCACGCGCACGCCGACGGGCAAGCAGGGCAAGTACAAGACGGGTGGCGCGCGCTTCGCGGTTGCGACGGGCGCGGTGGTCGTGCCCATCGCGCACAATGCGGGACGCGTGTGGCCGCGCAACTCGTTCATGAAATATCCGGGTATAGTCACAGTGTCGATCGGCAAACCGATCGACGCCACCGGGCTCACGCCCGACGAAGTGAACACGCGCGTTGAAACGTGGATCGAGGCCGAGATGCGTCGTATCGATCCGGCCGCTTATGGCGACGAGCAGAACACGCCCGCCGCCGCCCGTATCTGA
- the gmhB gene encoding D-glycero-beta-D-manno-heptose 1,7-bisphosphate 7-phosphatase, with protein sequence MGTAKKLVVLDRDGVINADSDAFIKSPDEWVALPGSLEAIARLNQAGYRVAIATNQSGIGRGLFDMDALNAMHLKMHRAAAAVGGRIDAVFFCPHTADDHCECRKPKPGMLKMIAERFEIEPEETPCVGDSLRDLQAGAALGFVPHLVLTGKGKKTLEAGGLPEGTVVHNDLRAFALDFLAEEQE encoded by the coding sequence ATGGGGACCGCAAAGAAACTGGTAGTGCTCGATCGGGACGGCGTGATCAACGCCGACTCGGACGCGTTCATCAAATCGCCCGACGAGTGGGTCGCGCTGCCCGGCAGCCTCGAAGCAATCGCGCGGCTCAATCAGGCCGGTTATCGCGTCGCGATTGCGACGAATCAGTCGGGCATCGGCCGGGGCCTGTTCGATATGGACGCGCTCAACGCGATGCATCTGAAGATGCATCGCGCGGCGGCCGCCGTCGGCGGGCGTATCGACGCCGTGTTCTTCTGCCCGCACACGGCCGACGACCACTGCGAATGCCGCAAGCCGAAGCCCGGCATGCTGAAGATGATCGCGGAGCGCTTCGAGATCGAACCGGAAGAGACGCCTTGCGTCGGCGATTCGCTGCGCGATCTGCAGGCAGGCGCCGCGCTCGGTTTCGTCCCGCACCTGGTGCTAACGGGCAAGGGCAAGAAGACACTCGAAGCAGGCGGCCTGCCTGAAGGCACGGTCGTGCACAACGACCTGCGGGCGTTCGCACTCGACTTTCTCGCCGAAGAACAAGAATGA
- the glyS gene encoding glycine--tRNA ligase subunit beta: MTQSHQATLLVELLTEELPPKALARLGDAFAEGIAQRLAARDLIEGELSFERYATPRRLAVTIKNVRSVAPEKHVREKVLPVSVALDANGQPTPPLAKKLAALGFPDFSVNDLERANDGKADAFFLRYAAPGATLAEGLQTALDETLAKLPIPKVMTYQRPDGSNVQFVRPVHRLTVLHDKEVVPVTAFGIDADDTTLGHRFLSEGFVQIQHADHYAETLMHRGHVVPNFSDRKETIRTHLLAQANGDQVVMPESLLDEVTSLVEWPVVYACTFEDEFLQVPQECLILTMQTNQKYFALTDANGKLRSRFLIVSNIETKTPAEIVEGNERVVRPRLADAKFFFEHDKKKPLADRVPQLANVVYHNKLGSALQRVERVEALAGAIAQMTGADVSLAKRGAHLAKADLLTDMVGEFPELQGTMGTYYARHDGEPEEVALACSEHYQPRFSGDALPSTVTGTIVALADKLETLVGIWGIGLQPTGEKDPFALRRHALGVLRILVEKQMPIDLVELLQVTYAQFANVPNVADSTQAIYEFCIDRLRGQLRERGYSAGEVDAVLALNPTRFDDIVARLDAVREFAALAEAASLAAANKRISNILKKSEGAHANGVQTTLLVEAAEKALHAQLEQVAPRVQSQLAERQYTGALSALAALREPVDTFFNDVMVNAEDPALRANRLALLGALHQQMNCVADISRLAA; the protein is encoded by the coding sequence ATGACGCAATCCCATCAAGCCACCCTGCTCGTCGAACTGCTGACCGAGGAACTGCCGCCCAAAGCGCTAGCGCGCCTGGGCGATGCGTTCGCGGAAGGCATCGCGCAACGTCTCGCCGCGCGCGATCTGATCGAAGGCGAACTGTCGTTCGAGCGTTACGCCACGCCGCGCCGGCTCGCGGTCACGATCAAGAACGTACGCAGCGTCGCGCCGGAAAAACACGTGCGCGAGAAAGTGCTGCCCGTTTCCGTCGCGCTCGATGCGAACGGCCAGCCCACGCCGCCGCTCGCGAAGAAGCTCGCGGCGCTTGGTTTCCCCGATTTCTCGGTGAACGATCTCGAACGTGCGAACGACGGCAAGGCTGACGCATTTTTCCTGCGCTATGCGGCGCCCGGCGCGACGCTCGCCGAAGGCCTGCAGACGGCGCTCGACGAAACGCTCGCCAAGCTGCCCATTCCGAAGGTCATGACGTATCAGCGGCCGGACGGCTCGAACGTGCAGTTCGTGCGCCCGGTGCATCGTCTGACGGTGCTGCATGACAAAGAGGTCGTGCCCGTCACCGCGTTCGGCATCGATGCCGACGACACGACGCTCGGTCATCGCTTCCTGTCCGAAGGCTTCGTGCAGATCCAGCATGCGGATCACTACGCCGAAACGCTGATGCATCGCGGCCACGTCGTGCCGAATTTCTCGGACCGCAAGGAAACCATCCGCACGCATCTGCTCGCGCAGGCAAACGGCGACCAGGTCGTGATGCCCGAGTCGCTGCTCGACGAAGTGACGTCGCTGGTCGAATGGCCCGTCGTCTACGCGTGCACGTTCGAGGACGAGTTCCTGCAGGTGCCGCAGGAATGCCTGATCCTCACGATGCAGACCAACCAGAAATACTTCGCGCTCACCGACGCGAACGGCAAGCTGCGTTCGCGCTTTCTGATCGTGTCGAACATCGAGACGAAGACGCCGGCCGAGATCGTCGAAGGCAATGAGCGCGTCGTGCGCCCGCGCCTCGCCGACGCGAAGTTCTTCTTCGAACACGACAAGAAGAAGCCGCTCGCGGACCGAGTGCCGCAACTCGCGAACGTCGTCTATCACAACAAGCTCGGCTCGGCGCTGCAACGCGTGGAGCGGGTCGAGGCGCTGGCGGGCGCGATCGCGCAGATGACCGGCGCGGACGTCTCGCTCGCGAAGCGTGGCGCGCATCTCGCGAAGGCCGACCTGTTGACCGACATGGTCGGAGAATTCCCCGAGTTGCAAGGCACGATGGGCACGTACTATGCGCGCCACGACGGCGAGCCGGAAGAAGTCGCGCTCGCGTGCTCGGAACACTATCAGCCGCGCTTCTCCGGCGACGCTTTGCCGTCGACGGTAACGGGCACGATCGTCGCGCTCGCGGACAAGCTCGAAACGCTGGTCGGTATCTGGGGCATCGGCCTGCAACCGACGGGTGAAAAAGATCCGTTCGCGCTGCGCCGTCACGCGCTCGGCGTGCTGCGTATTCTGGTCGAAAAGCAAATGCCGATCGACCTCGTCGAACTGTTGCAGGTCACCTATGCGCAATTCGCAAACGTGCCGAACGTCGCCGATTCGACGCAAGCCATTTACGAGTTCTGTATCGACCGTCTGCGCGGCCAGTTGCGGGAACGCGGCTATTCGGCGGGCGAGGTGGATGCCGTGCTCGCGCTGAACCCGACGCGCTTCGACGACATCGTTGCGCGTCTGGATGCCGTGCGCGAATTCGCGGCGCTGGCGGAAGCGGCGTCGCTCGCGGCTGCGAACAAGCGCATTTCGAACATCCTGAAGAAGTCGGAAGGCGCGCACGCGAACGGCGTGCAGACCACGCTGCTCGTCGAAGCAGCCGAAAAGGCGCTGCATGCGCAACTCGAACAGGTTGCGCCGCGTGTGCAGTCGCAACTCGCCGAACGTCAATACACGGGCGCGCTGTCGGCGCTCGCCGCGCTGCGCGAACCCGTCGACACGTTCTTCAACGACGTGATGGTCAACGCGGAAGATCCGGCGCTGCGCGCGAACCGCCTTGCGCTGCTTGGCGCGCTCCATCAACAGATGAACTGCGTCGCGGACATTTCGCGTCTGGCAGCCTGA
- the glyQ gene encoding glycine--tRNA ligase subunit alpha produces the protein MLTFQQIILTLQSYWDKQGCALLQPIDMEVGAGTSHVHTFLRAVGPEPWRAAYVQPSRRPKDGRYGENPNRLQHYYQYQVVLKPAPENILDLYLGSLEALGFDLKQNDVRFVEDDWENPTLGAWGLGWEVWLNGMEVTQFTYFQQVGGLDCKPVLGEITYGLERLAMYLQKVENVYDLIWTEWEEQGPNGPEMRRLTYGDVYHQNEVEQSTYNFEHANTDLLFTFFNSYESEAKRMIEVPLALPAYELVLKAAHTFNLLDARGAISVTERAAYIGRIRALSRLVAQAYYDSREKLGFPMLGNPVHGVPGLTTDEQEAAMPAWAPPLKAERKIDQD, from the coding sequence ATGCTCACGTTTCAGCAAATCATCCTGACGCTGCAATCCTATTGGGACAAGCAGGGTTGCGCGCTGCTCCAGCCGATCGACATGGAAGTCGGCGCGGGCACTTCCCACGTCCACACGTTCCTGCGCGCGGTCGGCCCCGAGCCGTGGCGGGCAGCCTACGTCCAGCCGTCGCGCCGCCCGAAGGACGGCCGCTACGGCGAGAACCCGAACCGTCTGCAGCACTACTACCAGTATCAGGTCGTGCTGAAGCCGGCTCCGGAAAACATCCTCGACCTGTACCTCGGCTCGCTCGAAGCGCTCGGCTTCGACCTGAAGCAGAACGACGTGCGCTTCGTCGAGGACGACTGGGAAAACCCGACGCTCGGCGCGTGGGGCCTCGGCTGGGAAGTGTGGCTCAATGGCATGGAAGTGACGCAGTTCACCTACTTCCAGCAAGTTGGCGGCCTCGACTGCAAGCCGGTGCTCGGCGAAATCACGTACGGTCTCGAGCGTCTCGCGATGTATCTGCAGAAGGTCGAGAACGTCTATGACCTCATCTGGACCGAGTGGGAAGAACAAGGCCCGAACGGTCCTGAGATGCGCCGCCTCACGTATGGCGACGTTTATCACCAGAACGAAGTCGAACAGTCCACATATAACTTCGAGCACGCGAACACCGACCTGTTGTTCACGTTCTTCAACAGCTACGAGAGCGAAGCGAAGCGCATGATCGAAGTGCCGCTCGCGCTGCCCGCTTACGAACTCGTGCTGAAGGCTGCTCACACATTCAATCTGCTCGACGCGCGCGGCGCGATCTCCGTGACGGAGCGCGCGGCGTATATCGGCCGCATTCGCGCGCTGTCGCGCCTCGTTGCGCAGGCTTACTACGACTCGCGCGAAAAGCTCGGCTTCCCGATGCTCGGCAATCCCGTGCACGGCGTGCCCGGCCTCACCACCGACGAACAGGAAGCCGCGATGCCCGCTTGGGCGCCGCCGCTCAAAGCCGAACGCAAGATCGACCAGGACTGA
- the lnt gene encoding apolipoprotein N-acyltransferase: protein MADPITSRLRRGVTSDAADANIGRARTLPWWHYLAAAAAGALNTLSFAPTPHGGWLELAIFVFFFVWLTRTTGWKSAALTGFAFGFGNYVTGVWWLYVSMHFYGGMPAPLAGTALVLFSLYLAVYPALAAGVWSFCAGHARNGKLVDDQPFSPTWHGAFAFASAWAIGEWLRGTVFTGFPWLASGYAQVDGPFAGFAPIVGVYGVGWVLALAAALIAQAVLRSLTTKNGNAPAAPRATRVAVPAVIAVALVAAGLVLPLVSWTTPANATLTVRLLQGNVKQDMKFEESGVKAAIDEYQRMITAKPADLIVTPETAIPVLAQAIPQSFALAVRNFADSTHSSILFGAVGGTITPEGRVVDYTNSLFGITPGQPGVFRYDKHHLVPFGEFVPWGFRWFVNLMNIPLGDFARGAPVQKPFVVRNQPVAVDICYEDIFGEEIARTVRESDMPAGVLVNSTNLAWFGDTIALDQHLQIARMRSLETGRPMLRATNTGATAAIDARGNVIARLPTFTQGSIETTVQGTTGFTPYVTSGNNTVLAVSLLFLAFGFAFGPGRVRSGRDRSGGSKKNGDTNNNA, encoded by the coding sequence ATGGCCGACCCGATCACTTCCCGTCTGCGCCGCGGCGTGACGTCCGACGCAGCCGATGCAAACATCGGGCGCGCCCGGACGTTGCCGTGGTGGCACTACCTCGCCGCCGCAGCCGCCGGCGCGCTCAATACGCTGTCCTTCGCGCCCACGCCGCACGGCGGCTGGCTCGAACTCGCGATCTTCGTTTTCTTCTTCGTGTGGCTCACGCGCACCACGGGCTGGAAAAGCGCGGCCCTCACGGGCTTCGCGTTCGGCTTCGGCAATTACGTGACAGGCGTGTGGTGGCTGTACGTGAGCATGCACTTCTATGGCGGCATGCCGGCGCCCCTTGCGGGCACGGCACTCGTGCTGTTCTCGCTGTATCTCGCCGTCTATCCGGCGCTTGCGGCAGGCGTCTGGTCGTTCTGCGCAGGACACGCGCGCAACGGCAAGCTCGTCGACGATCAGCCGTTTTCGCCGACCTGGCACGGCGCCTTTGCGTTCGCGAGTGCGTGGGCGATCGGCGAATGGCTGCGCGGCACGGTGTTCACCGGCTTTCCGTGGCTCGCGAGCGGTTACGCGCAGGTCGATGGGCCGTTTGCAGGATTCGCGCCGATTGTCGGCGTATACGGCGTCGGCTGGGTGCTGGCGCTAGCCGCCGCGCTGATCGCGCAGGCCGTGCTGCGTTCGCTCACAACGAAAAACGGTAACGCACCCGCTGCGCCACGCGCCACGCGCGTCGCGGTGCCCGCCGTCATCGCCGTCGCGCTAGTCGCAGCGGGCCTCGTCCTGCCGCTCGTTTCGTGGACGACGCCCGCCAACGCGACGCTGACCGTGCGCCTCCTGCAAGGCAACGTGAAGCAGGACATGAAGTTCGAAGAGTCGGGCGTGAAAGCGGCCATCGACGAATATCAGCGGATGATCACCGCAAAGCCCGCCGATCTCATCGTCACGCCGGAAACAGCCATCCCCGTGCTCGCGCAGGCGATTCCCCAGTCGTTCGCGCTGGCGGTGCGCAATTTCGCCGATTCGACGCATTCGTCGATCCTGTTCGGCGCAGTCGGCGGAACCATCACGCCGGAAGGACGCGTCGTCGATTACACCAACAGCCTGTTCGGCATCACGCCGGGCCAGCCGGGCGTGTTTCGCTACGACAAGCATCATCTCGTGCCGTTCGGCGAGTTCGTGCCGTGGGGCTTCCGCTGGTTCGTGAATCTGATGAACATTCCGCTCGGCGATTTCGCGCGCGGCGCGCCCGTGCAGAAACCGTTCGTCGTGCGCAACCAGCCAGTCGCCGTCGATATCTGCTACGAAGACATCTTCGGCGAGGAAATCGCGCGCACGGTCCGCGAGAGCGACATGCCGGCGGGCGTCCTCGTCAATTCGACGAATCTCGCGTGGTTCGGCGACACGATCGCGCTCGACCAACATCTGCAGATCGCGCGCATGCGCTCGCTCGAAACGGGCCGTCCCATGCTGCGCGCGACGAACACAGGCGCGACGGCCGCCATCGACGCGCGCGGCAACGTCATCGCGCGCCTGCCCACATTTACCCAGGGTTCGATCGAAACGACCGTGCAAGGCACGACGGGCTTCACGCCGTACGTGACGAGCGGCAACAACACGGTGCTCGCCGTATCGCTGCTGTTCCTCGCATTTGGTTTTGCGTTCGGTCCGGGCCGCGTTCGGTCGGGCCGCGATCGGTCCGGCGGGTCGAAAAAGAACGGCGACACGAACAACAACGCCTGA
- a CDS encoding HlyC/CorC family transporter, whose protein sequence is MNDSYPSRRHTSDKPQEKRSLLERLTDFISPEPDSRGELLEILQDAHERNLIDADSLSMIEGVFQVSELCARDIMIPRSQMDAINIADAPDEFIPYMLEKAHSRYPVYEGNRDNVIGVLLAKDLLRYYAEDEADVRGMLRPAVFIPESKRLNVLLHDFRVNRNHIAIVVDEYGGVAGLITIEDVLEQIVGDIEDEYDFDEESGNIIASPDGRYRVRALTEIEQFNEEFGTHYSDEEVDTIGGLVTHHFGRVPHRGEKVKLDDLIFEVLRADARQIHMLLVRRDPLAGQRERDAQHVQT, encoded by the coding sequence ATGAACGATTCGTATCCCAGTCGACGCCATACCAGCGACAAACCCCAGGAAAAACGCTCCCTCCTCGAGCGATTGACCGACTTCATCTCGCCCGAGCCCGATTCTCGCGGTGAACTTCTCGAAATCCTGCAGGACGCGCACGAACGCAATCTGATCGACGCAGATTCGCTGTCGATGATCGAAGGCGTCTTCCAGGTTTCCGAGCTCTGCGCGCGCGACATCATGATCCCGCGCTCGCAAATGGACGCGATCAACATCGCGGACGCCCCCGACGAATTCATTCCGTACATGCTGGAAAAAGCGCACTCGCGCTATCCCGTGTATGAAGGCAATCGCGACAACGTGATCGGCGTGCTGCTCGCGAAAGATCTGCTGCGCTACTACGCCGAAGACGAAGCCGACGTGCGCGGCATGCTGCGCCCCGCTGTGTTCATCCCCGAATCGAAGCGCCTGAACGTCCTGCTGCACGACTTCCGCGTCAACCGCAATCACATCGCGATCGTCGTCGACGAATACGGCGGCGTCGCGGGCCTGATCACGATCGAGGACGTGCTGGAGCAGATCGTCGGCGACATCGAGGATGAATACGATTTCGACGAAGAAAGCGGCAACATCATCGCGTCGCCCGACGGACGCTACCGCGTGCGCGCCCTGACCGAGATCGAGCAGTTCAACGAAGAGTTCGGCACGCACTATTCCGACGAGGAAGTCGACACGATCGGCGGCCTTGTCACGCACCACTTCGGACGCGTGCCGCATCGCGGCGAGAAAGTGAAGCTCGACGACCTGATCTTCGAAGTGCTGCGCGCCGACGCGCGCCAGATCCACATGCTGCTCGTGCGCCGCGATCCGCTCGCGGGGCAGCGCGAACGCGACGCCCAGCACGTGCAGACCTGA
- a CDS encoding gamma-glutamylcyclotransferase, which translates to MSQPLPSPTPRQPCPDYPPSLGESRLLTDDELRASLECALRDWDRTSDLWLFGYGSLIWNPGLPTVEALRSRVHGYHRGLYLWSRVNRGTPERPGLVLALDRGGSCSGIAFRLAAEGAMPHLEALWRREMAMGSYRPAWLPCVLADGRRVDALAFVMRRDVASYTGKLSDDVVKAVLGCASGRYGTTLDYVSRTVEALRESGMPDRALEALLVRCR; encoded by the coding sequence GTGAGCCAACCCCTTCCATCACCGACGCCGCGTCAACCGTGCCCCGACTATCCGCCGTCGCTCGGCGAATCACGGCTGTTGACGGACGATGAACTGCGCGCGTCGCTCGAATGCGCTCTGCGAGACTGGGATCGCACTAGCGACTTGTGGCTGTTCGGCTATGGGTCGCTGATCTGGAATCCCGGTCTGCCGACGGTCGAGGCGTTGCGTTCTCGTGTGCATGGATATCATCGCGGGCTGTATTTGTGGTCGCGTGTCAATCGCGGGACGCCGGAGCGGCCGGGGCTCGTGCTCGCGCTGGACCGCGGCGGATCGTGCAGTGGGATTGCGTTCAGGCTTGCTGCCGAGGGCGCGATGCCGCATCTCGAAGCGCTCTGGCGACGGGAAATGGCGATGGGTTCGTATCGTCCGGCGTGGCTGCCTTGCGTGCTTGCCGATGGGCGGCGCGTCGATGCGCTTGCGTTTGTGATGCGGCGGGATGTGGCCTCTTATACGGGCAAGCTGTCTGACGACGTTGTGAAAGCGGTGCTTGGGTGTGCTTCCGGGCGATATGGGACCACGCTGGATTATGTGAGTCGCACGGTTGAGGCGCTGCGGGAAAGTGGAATGCCAGATAGAGCGCTCGAGGCGCTGTTGGTGAGGTGTCGGTAG
- the ybeY gene encoding rRNA maturation RNase YbeY, translating to MSRAPKLSLNLQFPAGKAWPEHKTLLPKATVAAWIKAALFADAELTVRFVDADEGRTLNRTYRGKDYATNVLTFAYAESEDDPVTGDLILCCPVVEKEASEQDKPLEAHYAHLLVHGTLHAQGYDHEDEAEAEEMEAIETEVLCKLGFPDPYE from the coding sequence ATGAGCCGCGCCCCGAAACTGTCGCTGAACCTGCAATTTCCCGCTGGAAAAGCGTGGCCCGAACACAAGACGCTGTTGCCGAAGGCAACGGTCGCCGCGTGGATCAAGGCCGCGCTCTTCGCGGACGCAGAGTTGACCGTGCGTTTCGTCGATGCCGACGAAGGCCGCACGTTGAACCGCACGTATCGCGGCAAGGACTACGCCACCAACGTGCTGACGTTCGCTTATGCGGAATCGGAAGACGATCCCGTCACGGGCGACCTGATTCTGTGCTGCCCTGTCGTCGAGAAGGAAGCGAGCGAGCAGGACAAGCCGCTCGAGGCGCACTACGCGCATCTGCTGGTCCACGGCACGCTGCACGCGCAGGGCTACGACCATGAGGACGAAGCGGAAGCCGAAGAAATGGAAGCGATCGAAACCGAGGTGCTCTGCAAGCTCGGCTTCCCCGACCCGTACGAATAA
- a CDS encoding PhoH family protein, whose protein sequence is MKTTQQHLEFTAPRDDNARLANLCGPLDENLRQIEQALDVTLQRRGHRISIRGRGAKIALNALENFYNSARDPISVDDIQLALVEARHPGNNGRAGGNGETEAEARFRGDPDHPFDEPAHEGVEDEEELGPKLYTRRADLRGRTPAQREYLKQIVSHDVTFGVGPAGTGKTYLAVACAVDALERDQVKRIVLTRPAVEAGERLGFLPGDLAQKVDPYLRPLYDALYDLLGFDKTAKMFERQMIEIAPLAYMRGRTLNHAFIILDEAQNTTPEQMKMFLTRIGFGSKAVVTGDTTQIDLPRGHKSGLIEAQRVLEDVRGIALTRFTSADVVRHPLVARIVEAYDAASKKEAAAAEAASAAK, encoded by the coding sequence TTGAAGACCACTCAGCAACATCTGGAATTCACTGCGCCGCGCGACGACAACGCGCGGCTTGCCAACCTCTGCGGACCGCTCGACGAAAACCTGCGGCAGATCGAGCAAGCGCTCGACGTCACGCTGCAACGACGCGGACACCGCATCAGCATTCGCGGGCGCGGCGCGAAAATCGCCCTCAATGCGCTCGAAAACTTCTACAACAGCGCGCGCGATCCAATCTCCGTCGACGACATCCAGCTTGCGCTCGTCGAAGCACGCCATCCGGGCAACAACGGACGCGCGGGCGGTAACGGTGAGACAGAAGCCGAAGCGCGTTTTCGCGGCGACCCGGATCATCCGTTCGACGAACCGGCGCATGAAGGCGTGGAGGACGAGGAAGAACTCGGTCCGAAGCTGTATACGCGCCGCGCCGATCTTCGCGGCCGCACGCCTGCGCAGCGCGAGTATCTGAAGCAGATCGTCTCGCACGACGTCACCTTCGGCGTCGGCCCGGCGGGCACCGGCAAGACGTATCTGGCCGTCGCCTGCGCCGTCGATGCGCTGGAGCGCGATCAGGTCAAGCGCATTGTGCTGACGCGCCCCGCCGTCGAAGCGGGCGAGCGGCTCGGCTTCCTGCCCGGCGATCTCGCGCAGAAGGTCGATCCGTATCTGCGTCCGTTGTACGACGCGCTTTACGATCTGCTCGGCTTCGACAAGACAGCGAAGATGTTCGAGCGCCAGATGATCGAGATCGCGCCGCTCGCGTATATGCGCGGCCGCACGCTGAATCACGCGTTCATCATCCTCGACGAGGCGCAAAACACGACGCCCGAGCAGATGAAGATGTTCCTCACGCGGATCGGCTTCGGCTCGAAAGCGGTCGTCACGGGCGACACGACGCAGATCGACTTGCCGCGCGGCCACAAGAGCGGGCTGATCGAAGCGCAGCGCGTGCTCGAGGACGTGCGCGGCATCGCGCTCACGCGCTTCACGAGCGCGGACGTGGTGCGGCATCCGCTCGTCGCGCGCATTGTCGAGGCGTACGACGCGGCGTCGAAGAAAGAAGCGGCCGCTGCCGAAGCCGCCAGCGCAGCGAAGTAA